The DNA sequence CAGGCATATCTGTGGACAGCTGTTTAATTCTGGGAGGACCCTTGACTCTCTCCTTTCTTTAAAAGCAGGCTCTTAATTTGTGAAAAGATCCAGAGGTTTCTTGAGTCACCGTGAAGTTGTTGATTCAAAAGCTACTTCTGGAATTTTCCTGCTTACTAATGTTTTTAACGGTTACTGAAAAGTTTTCTGAAGATGCAAACTAACCTTTGATCTGTTCTGAAGTCTGAAAAAACATAAAGCTGAGCAGATTCATTTTAGTAAAGACAGTAAATTCTGTTAACAAATTcaggttttttcttcttatttactttttaaatatatatttatctgTGTGCATTTGTTCTAACCccagtctttttctttaaatccagggTAAAGGATTCTGTCATGTTGATGAttaaagcacagaaaaaatgtttttaaatcttttatttttcagatgcTGCAGCTGGAGCCAGTGGGACAGACCCGTGGTGGCCACAGTCTCCCAAAAAAGAAGATTTCTGCAAAACCCAATGAACATTAAAAGaatccttttaaaaatgaatatttcacttttcttttaaagccaaaaaataaatcctgtgttttagtctgacttttttgtatttcagtATAAGAGtgattctcctctgagttgaaAACACTTCATGTGCAATTTTGTTATAATTGtaataaatggaaaatgaaatgtgaggtttattcttttattgttttaaggtTACGcttggttggaaaaaaaaaattcacttgaATTTTGTTGCAGTTATGTacgaaaaatgtcaaattagtaGGTCACAgctgttttaaatttgaatttgcATTTATTGGCCCATGacttggatgtttgtttttgaggaaCTAGTTTAAAATCAAACGCATATTTAAGCATGCGGAGGTCATGTTTAAATCCTTTTATGGTGGGGattttattttcctattgaaagtaaaataaaggctTCAAATTTAAACAAGATGCCAATGATGCCTGAAAGTGCTTTTACAATTCAGTGAAATCTTTGCTCTAtcaaaataaaggtttatttcaatgtttactGAAAACCTTATTAGTCAcggatgaataaatgaatctaAATACCActtttgaagactttttttgttaaaataatcacaaaaacgTGTCTGACAGACATTTTATTTGGTAAAGACATTACTTATAAACATGAAATTGAGGGGAAAATGCGTTTAAACAGATCTTCCTAATGAGaaattttggatttttaacGGATCCCTGTTCTTTGTAGCTTTTCACATTATGAGCAAGcctctttttttaagatttaagtatacatattttatgtttttgtggaaaacaATTTCAAACTAATATCCATTTACGAAGCTAAAACCGAAAATGtttagttctttattttttacttgataaaaaaaatgttccttttccggtttcctgttttgtcaagGCATGGGAACACATGTGACGTCATCGCGTTCGACAGGAATCTCGTGCGCGGGAGTTTTGTTTGTAGGATCAGCAAACAGAACAAAGCAGCAGGTATTTCATCGAAACCGTGGTCTTTAGTAGAAAAATGTCACTGCTTCTAGGGGGTTCGAACCATGACACTTGGCTCTTTGCTCTTAAACCCAGAGCAGCTTTACGGAAGATCAAACTTTTTGTACGAAATTACGCAAATTAGCGCTAAAGCTAAGTTAGCGGGCGACTTCAATTTAGccaaaaaatgctttgaaagatACAAATAAGCCTTTTGAAAATATGAACAGCTGCTGTTGTTATTGGAAAACTTTGATTTATAGGAGTCAGTTTGTAGTCGTTTGGTTAAACACTGGTTTCCCCATAAGTGTTACGTCAacttatcaataaagtttttgaaTTTGAACAACGGGGTGTAACTTCAACAGGCAATGTTAACTTTAGAAAACATTTGTCTCTTCTAATCATTTATTATAAAATGCggattaaaaaaagctttgaacaCCTGCTGAGACGCTGcagttaacattttattttatcaactaCAACTAAGAACTACAAATCCCTGCTGCATAACAGGCTGCAAATTGGTTTGATAATGCCACTTTATTCCCTGAATTATGTAGAGGaaagaaaagtaatttaaacgtatatatttaaaattatttgactaataaaaatTCGTTAGTATTCAGTATATTGCTTAAAAACCTCTAAAGAGGATTGATGGATAattgcatgctgggaaatcaTGTTTCACGTGTTTAAGTTTTAAGTTACTGTTAATATTCTTATTCTGTGCTTAGGTGTTTTGGGTCGTTTAAAACGCTCCtattttagtttaagaaaatatCCTCAAGTCTTTtatgttttgaagaaaaactaGTATTAAATCAGTAGGATTTAGTTAAATGAAAGCATTAGACCTCCTTAAACTTTctgtcctgttttgttttgtatcgTGGTGTTTGCTGCTCTGACACTCCTTTTTGACTCTGTGCAGTGAGGACCCTGCCTGAGGAGAATTCAGCTTTTCATTCAAGAGTCATGGCCATGAGGAGCGAGGCTCGGGTGGAGGCAGAAGTggcggtggaggaggaggagaacttTGGGCCGCAGCCTCTTAGCAGACTGGAGGTTTGAACCCTGATAGTTCTATTGTGTCTTTTGCAGAAGCTTTGTTGTCTtaaacattttggtttctgcTTGCAGCAGTGTGGAATCAGCTCCAGCGACATCAAGAAACTGGAGGACGCAGGCTTCCACACCATTGAGGCCGTGGCGTACGCTCCCAAGAAGGAGCTGCTCAACATCAAAGGCATCAGCGAGGCCAAAGCCGACAAGATCCTAGTGAGGAACAGCAGCTTCTGGCTTCAGGGATTCTGCTGCTCCTACCTAACGGTTCTGTTATCTCTCTCAGACTGAAGCTGCCAAGCTAGTACCGATGGGTTTCACTACAGCCACAGAGTTCCACCAGAGAAGGTCGGAGATCATCCAGATCTCCACAGGATCCAAAGAGCTGGACAAACTCCTGCAGGGTGAGTTTGCTGGAGCTCCTTCACCATCCCTGAGGATTTGAAGAATGTTGACCTTTTCCTTCCTGAGTTCAGGTGGTATTGAGACAGGCTCCATCACAGAGATGTTTGGGGAGTTTCGCACGGGGAAGACGCAGCTGTGCCACACCCTCGCTGTCACGTGTCAGGTAAGATCAGCGCGGAATGGCCAAACTTCCATCTGTCTGATCACGTGAAGCTTTCAGTCCTCTGTTCTGTTTGCAGCTGCCCATCGATCAAGGGGGAGGAGAAGGGAAAGCGATGTACATCGACACAGAGGGGACCTTCAGACCAGAGAGGCTCCTCGCTGTGGCAGAGAGGCGAGTTTCCACCGTGAGCGTCAAACTCCTCATCTTACtttgagaaaatgttaaaactctGGGCTCTTCAGGTACGGTCTGGTGGGCAGTGACGTCCTGGACAACGTGGCGTACGCCCGCGCCTTCAACACCGACCATCAGACCCAACTGCTGTACCAAGCTTCAGCCATGATGGCAGAGTCCAGGTGAGTCCTTCACACCTTCTGCTGTCCTCCAGTCCACTTCCTGAGATCAGACAGTTTGCAGGTTTCCGAACACATTCAGTCAAAGGTCACATACCCAAGTGTTTGAGCTTTAAAGtccgatcatctttttttaaaatctattttcaaatcattCCCAGTAATCTTTTTATCATGAATATGCTGATTTTGGCCAAACTAGCATAACTGGTTGCCTCTAGTTGAATGTTTATCCTTCTTTTACAATGCAGCAAATAGGTTCATTTGAAGAATGAGAgataaaaaatcaatacatttaaatatatatatatgtttattgACATGTTATTGAGGGAAACAGTATGTCAGGAGGGGGCGGCAATGAAATAGAGGATTATGTCATCAGCATGGAGGTGGATGGAGGAGTCAGATGTTCTTAATGTTGATAACTGATGAGATCCATCAGGATAAACCTCAGACAgaactgccccctgctggtggcTCTGTTAGTGCACAGACAGCGAGGACTTTTCAGGTGCCTCACTGGTCATCATATTTGGTGGACTTTGTGAGGAAGCcgcagagaaaacccacacatgcagccAAATGTAATATTCTACCGAAGGAGGTTGACAAATGGaactgctgttaaaaaaaaagttgtcagtTCATCTGTATTGTAAAAAAAGCATCAGAACATCAGCTTTAGATTACTTTAGATGGTGCGTTTGTGTCTCAGGTATGCCCTGCTGATCGTGGATAGCGCCACTGCTCTGTACAGAACCGACTACTCGGGTCGAGGAGAGCTGTCGGCCCGGCAGGGGCACCTGGGCCGGTTCCTGCGCATGCTGCTGCGACTGGCAGACGAGGTACGGGCCCACCTCTGATCCCTGCAGATTCTCACCTCTAGATTACAAATATGATCCAGATTCAGATGTGGTGGTTTTTATGAACAAAATCCAgaattatctatttttatttatttaccaacATTTTGGGGGTTTGATTTGTAGACAAAAACTATCAGCACAGCGTACAAAGTTTTAGGTTCAAATAGaaactgtaacccttgtgctatcctaggtactttaacgttgggagttgggtcatctagacccactagacagtgctctgaacctttttcttcaatgatttgtgatcttcactggtgtccatggattacatgaaatctttccacctttatccacctttgtcatggtagggagaacacgtcaatgtaaggacaagatagcacaagggttaaaaaaatatatatgtattttattttattttttgccacaaAGGCTGAAAGGAAAATTCCTGTTGAGTCTTTGTTTGAAACTAAATAGTTGTTAATTTGGGGGAACCGGATCACCGGATCCAACTTTCCCATTCTGACTTCTGTTGTTGCAGTTTGGCGTTGCCGTGGTGATAACCAACCAGGTGGTTGCGCAAGTGGACGGGGCAGCCATGTTTTCTGCGGATCCTAAGAAACCCATCGGAGGGAACATCCTGGCGCACGCCTCCACCACACGGTGAGTTTCCCTCCGACCCAGTTCTGTGCCGCCGCGCCTCCATCTAAAGCCCTGCTGCTTCGCTCAGGTTGTATCTGAGGAAAGGTCGAGGGGAAACCCGGATCTGCAAGATCTACGACTCGCCTTGCCTGCCTGAGGCCGAGGCCATGTTCGCCATCAACGCCGACGGCGTGGGCGACGCCAAGgactgagcagcaggaggaacGCCATCAGCATTTAGGGACCGTTTTCTGATAAATAGTTCTTCACTCAAAAGAATTGTCTATTAAAACACTTCATCCATCTGTACAtattctttaaattaaatttattttataattaaaaagcaaactttaatgtttttttttgttgaggaAACTTCAAACTCAACGctcaaaacagaacatttattgttttcataAATTATGTGATGGTCAGACAAAAGGACCTTTTCCGGCTCAAAATAGGCTTCATGCTCAAAGGTCACACGCTCCGCTTCCTTCAATCACACCTAAACCTCGTTAGTTTGGGACTGATCCAGAACCGATTCAATCTCTGGCTCCATAGTCCCAGATTTCCTCAAAAACAACCCTGGATGGAAACTCCACATCACCGAAAACAAAGGAATGActccaagaaaaagaaaggacaGGTCAAAGTTCACTTTGCTGAGTCTCTCTGAGTTATGGGTATTTCTGTTCAAACCTCcttcaaaataattttctcCTTTTGGTCTCTgagataaaaaagacaaaaacgttAAAGATTCAATAAGTTAAAACAGTTAAATCAGgactccacacacacacacgagcaCTCCAGgtctgaaatcagagtttcacAGTGATGCTTCACACCAACAGATCTTCCAGGAACCGTCACTTGTTCCCATCTGTTAAGACGCGCAGCTCAGCCTCCAGTTTCCTCGCCTCTGCAGCCTGAAAATGGGGAAAGCGTGATCTTTCGGGTATGCAGCCCTGTAGCCCGTGTTTGAGGGGGCGGGTCTTACGTTGGTCGGCGCTTCGTCGCAGCTGGAGGCCGTGTTCAGCGCCAGCTCCGCCCAGTTTGTGGCCTCGGAGATGTTCCCGAGCTTTTTGTGACACTGAACAAACACAGGAGCGCACGGTGAGCCACTGCCAGAAGCACATCGCACATCCACAGAGTAGAGCGGGTTGTTACCATGGCGATGTAAAGTCTCACCATCCTGGAAAAACCTGGACTGAGCTCCTCTGCCTGAAAAAGTTGAAGGAAAGTCAGTGAAATGTTCTAAAGCAGTTTGAGACCTAAAGAaggaaacatgacagaaaaaaagggttcaACGCTCTCTGCAGAAAAAACCTCAACCGAAGGGTAGGGCCTGTTTGGACCGTTAAAAGGTCCAATTCCATCAATTTAAGTGAGGAAGATGGCTCTTCTATTAAGAAGTGACGAACATGAACATCTTTAAACTTCCATTTCTGTGGGATCAttaactcttattttgaaatttggttttggagagTTTAGGGGgttataaaaaattttttttaaaacacaaaatactctAGATGACTCTAGATTAAATAAAACTCCTCCAATAGGGGGCGGGGCCACTTTACATGAAAAGGTTTTGCTTTTCATAAGTGATGTGGATCTGCTGCATCTAGATCCAACAATCCGAGCGTGAAGCTGCAGAAGGGAGCCGCACCTTCAGAAAGTTCTCCAGTGCATCATGCAGTGAGGAGGTGGGGGCGCTCCGATAAAGAGCAGCCGCCGCCTTCTTCTCCAACCAGTCCAGCGACGCCACCTGCAACCCCAGAAACCAGTTTGAGTGGTCCGCAGAGTTACGGCCCGAGCACAAGAGTCCGGCTTTCACCTCAAAGCACCATCGGCctagcaggaagtagcagacgGGGTCGTCGTCTCGCAGGCGGAGCGCTCGGTCCAGATGCTCCTGAGGGTCACAGGAAACCGTTTTTACCAAAATCTGAGTGTCTAGACCCAGAAACAAACGTCTCATTAGACGTTTC is a window from the Oryzias latipes chromosome 24, ASM223467v1 genome containing:
- the rad51 gene encoding DNA repair protein RAD51 homolog 1, which codes for MAMRSEARVEAEVAVEEEENFGPQPLSRLEQCGISSSDIKKLEDAGFHTIEAVAYAPKKELLNIKGISEAKADKILTEAAKLVPMGFTTATEFHQRRSEIIQISTGSKELDKLLQGGIETGSITEMFGEFRTGKTQLCHTLAVTCQLPIDQGGGEGKAMYIDTEGTFRPERLLAVAERYGLVGSDVLDNVAYARAFNTDHQTQLLYQASAMMAESRYALLIVDSATALYRTDYSGRGELSARQGHLGRFLRMLLRLADEFGVAVVITNQVVAQVDGAAMFSADPKKPIGGNILAHASTTRLYLRKGRGETRICKIYDSPCLPEAEAMFAINADGVGDAKD